A segment of the Corynebacterium resistens DSM 45100 genome:
GTAAATCGAATGTGAAATGCGGTCGTGCCCGAGTCGGGTTAGAATTACAGCACTCCTCGACGGTGGCCGAGGATTCGTACAATCGAAGAATCATACTTCCTTAGCCTCCCAATTGGAAATCACCGCCTTGGGCAGTAGCGCCGTCATTCGCAGCGTGGGGCGTCGAATATAGAGGCAGCGAGCAGCCAAAGTTACTGCGCCTCACGCAATTAGGTTTTCAGTACCCCCTTGCGGTAATGTTTACCCCCGCTGTTGTCTAAGTAAACGTCATCACCGTTACATCGTGCAGCTCCGCGCGCTTTCATCGGCCCGTCTAACCGTGTGAATGCCGCCGCGACGAGCCACTTTGTCTGCGGTGGAAGGAGAAAACCCATGTCGGCACATTGCCAGGTGACGGGACGGGAGCCGAAGTTCGGCAAGACCGTTTCCCACTCGCACCGCCGTACGAGCCGCCGTTGGAACCCAAATATCCAGCGTCGCTCGTTCTACCTGCCCTCTGAGGGACGCACGATCACTCTGAACGTGTCCACCAAGGGCCTGAAGACCATTGACCGTGACGGCATCGAGTCTGT
Coding sequences within it:
- the rpmB gene encoding 50S ribosomal protein L28; the protein is MSAHCQVTGREPKFGKTVSHSHRRTSRRWNPNIQRRSFYLPSEGRTITLNVSTKGLKTIDRDGIESVVAKIRARGEKI